GGCAGCTGGTGACCAGTCCAAAGTGATTGGTTTGCGCGGCCGCGGGGCGCCTTGCAGGTCGGTGATGGAAACCGAATCCTTCTGAATGACCGCCATTTCGCCATCTTCTAAAACGACGAAGCTTCGGGTGTGGCTTAACACAGCCGGAAAGTCAGATGCTAGAAAGTTTTCGCCATCGCCAAGGCCAACCACCAATGGGCAAGCTTGTTTCACGCCAATGATGGTGTCAGGGGTTTCGCTGTCCAAGATAGCCAAGGCATAGGCACCTTCAACACGCTTTAAAGCGCTGCGGACGGCTCCGACGAAATCACCGGGCATGTCTGTTTTGTAACGCGCGATGAGATGGGCAACGATTTCAGTGTCTGTGTCTGAATTAAAGTGATGACCGAGCTTTTGCAGTTCAACTTTTAAGGCGGTGTGGTTTTCAATAATACCGTTATGGACCAGGGTGATGGTACCAAAGTGATGCGGATGTGCGTTGGTTTCCGTGGGGCGCCCGTGAGATGCCCACCGGGTATGAGCAATACCGATATTCCCTGGACTGCTTTGTTTGGAAAGGGCTGTGCTCAGATTGTGAAGCTTACCAGCTGCCCGCGTAATAAATACTTTGCCGCTATCTAAAGTGGCAATGCCTGCGGAATCGTAGCCCCGATATTCCAGTCTTTTCAAACCTTCAATTAAAATCGGTTCTGCCGTTTGATTTCCAATATATCCGACAATGCCACACATAAGTTCACCAAAATATAAAAAGGGCAAGTTGAAAACAACTTGCCCCTCATGCCATCCCGCTTTGGGCGGCTATAGGCCTTAAATCAAGTTCTTTTCTTTGAGAACGTTCTTAATACCTTGAACGGAGCGTTCACGCAACTCCCATCCACCTACGTAAATCGAAGGTGTGCCGCGGACTTGAGCTTGGTTAGTACCTAGGTCCATATCAGCTTTGATTTGTTCTTCGTACTTACCATCGTTGTTTTTAAGAGCGAGTTCATACTTAGGCATGCTGAGACCAATTTCCTTAGCCCATTTGCTGAAGTTTTCTGGGGTCAGGTTTTGTTGGTTGTTGAAGATTTTTTCCATCATAGCCCAGAACTTGTCATCACCTTGCTCTTTAGCGGCCAAAGCGGCTTTCGCTGCTGGCTTAGCGTTTTGGTGGAAAGACAATGGGTAGTTCTTGAATACGATGTTTACTTTTTCTTTCAATTCAGGGTCTTTAACGGCTTCTCTCAAAAGCTCATCTGCACCTTTGCAGAATGGACATTGGCCATCGCTAAATACCACGATGCTAACTTTGGCATCTTTTTTGCCAAGCACAGGGCTTTGGCCGACTGGCAATTGATAGGCTTTTTCTTGAGCCGGTGGCATTTCAGGTCTAGCAGCCATGGCTGGCTTCTTTTCTAGTTCTTCTACGCGTTTTTCAAGAGCATTGAGGCGATCGTCTGTCATTTTGTTCGCGCAACCTGCCGTGATCAAGAGACCGAGCGCTGCCAAGCTCAAAGTTCCAAGCTGTTTTTTCATAATTCCTAAACTCTCCTTATGGAGGCCCAAAAAAGCCTTCCCTGATTGGTTACCAAAAAGCCAATTTACCTGCAACGAAAAATTGCGAAAAGTTCTCGAAGTTCCTACATACCTTGATGACATTCAATGAATTGACAGAATTTTTAGACAATTTGGGCTGGCCGCATCAGGCAATGACTGATTCGGTAGCAAAAAGTCTTTATTCTGGCTCATTTGGACCGACAAAGGTCTTATTTCATGTCAATCCAGCGGGACTGCGCATTGCCATCAATCCTGTGCTCGAAAAACCTTCAGAAACAGGTGCTTGGGGTAAATCGGTTGCTCAGCTGGTGAAAAAGCTGAATCAAGAGAGCGCGAATATTCGCATTGGTTTAGACAGTGAAGGCGATATCTATGTGAAATTGGATCTGCCCAAACAACAGTTGAGCTTTGATCAATTCGTCTATGTTTTGGTTAATTTTTGCCAAGTATCTGATCAATTGACGGTGCCCGTGCTTCAAGCCCAGGCATATGACCATCAAACCGCGGTTGCCTAATGGCCTTCGCTTTCTAAAAACCTTTCACAATCAATGGCGGCCTGACAGCCTGAACCCGCAGCGGTAATTGCCTGGCGATAGATCGAATCTTGCAGATCGCCACAGGCAAAGACACCTGGGATTTCAGTTTTGGCACTTTGGGCCAGGGTCTGGATGTAGCCTTGCGGATCTAATTTGAGCTGACCTTTGATAAGCGAGTTATTAGGCTCATGGCCGATTGCTACAAAGAGACCTTGAACGCTAATGGTTTTGTTCTTTAATCGAAGCCCGCTGAGTGAATTGTTGGTCGTAAGTAATTCTTGAACTTCTTCTTCTAACTCAAAGGAAATCTTAGGGTTTTTCTCAGCTCGCTCGATCATGATCTTGCTGGCTCTAAACTCGTTTCTGCGGTGAATGAGTGTCACGGATTTTGCAAATCGAGTCAAAAACTGCGCTTCTTCCATGGCAGTATCCCCACCACCAACAACCGCAACGTCCATGCCTTTATAAAAGGCCCCATCACAAGTGGCACATGCTGAAACCCCTGCGCCTTTGGCGGCTAGCTCTTTTTCATTTGGCAGGCCAATCCATTTGGCGTTGGCCCCCATCGCAAGGATTACGGTTTGGGCATGAATCACGTCACCGTTTTCAGATGTCACTTTGAACGGCCTACTGGATAGATCGAGCTCAGTGACGTTTTCCATGCGGGTTTCGCTGCCAAATCGCACGGCCTGTTCTTTGAATAACGCCATTAATTGAGGGCCCATGATCCCTTTGGGAAATCCGGGGAAGTTCTCGACATCCGAAGTTATCATCAGTTGCCCACCTGGCAAATTGGGGGCAGAGCCTTCAAATACCAAGGGTGCTAAAGTGGCGCGAGCTGCGTAAAGCGCTGCGGTCCAGCCCGCAGGGCCAGAGCCGATGATGACAGTTTTTTGAATGGGCATGTTAAGGCTTTAAGCCGTTTAAGACGGTTTTTCAAGCCCATTGAGCAGCTCTTGCTCTAAAGCTTTGATCTCATCTCTTAAAACAGCGGCATGTTCGAAATTCATCTGCTTAGCAGCAGCCTGCATGTCAGCTTTTGCTTTTTTAATGCGTTTTTCGATCTTGTCAGGTGCTAAGCCAGAGGGTTTTACCTTGGCTTCTTCTTCAACCATGAAGTGCTCTGAGAGCTGAGCAATGGCCTTTTGAATGCCTATAGGCGTGATGCCGTGCTCCTGGTTATACGCTTCTTGTTTCTCGCGGCGCCTTTTGGTTTCGGATATGGCTTTGGCCATGGAATCCGTCATGCGGTCCCCGTATAAAATCGCTTTGCCATTAACATGACGCGCAGCTCTGCCGATGGTTTGGATAAGGCCGGTGGCGGATCTCAAAAATCCTTCTTTGTCAGCGTCTAAGATCGCCACCAGGGATACTTCGGGTAAATCCAGGCCCTCTCTCAGTAAGTTAATGCCGACCAAAACATTGTAATCTCCAGCTCTAAGCTGTCTTAAGATTTCAGTGCGCTCCAAGGTGTCAATATCGCTGTGCAGGTATTTGGCTTTGATGCCGACATCTTTTAGGTAATCGCTCAAATCTTCAGACAGCCTTTTGGTGAGTGTGGTGATCAATACTCGCTCGCCCGCTTCCACTCTAAGCTTAACTTCTTTGATGACGTCATCAACTTGGTTGCCTACAGGCCTGACTTCGACAATCGGATCGAGCAGTCCAGTCGGTCTGATAAGCTGCTCAGCAACAAACGGATCGCTTAAACCAAGCTCATATTGAGCAGGCGTCGCGGATACATAGATAACTTGGTTGGTTAAAGCGTTGAACTCTTGAAACTTAAGGGGCCTGTTATCCATGGCAGACGGCATGCGGAAACCGTGGCTGACCAGAGTGGTCTTGCGGGAGCGATCGCCTTCGTACATAGCACCCAATTGGGGAATGGTCTGATGGGACTCATCGATAAAGAGCAAAAAATCTCTTTGGAAGTAGTCCAATAGCGTAGGAGGCGGCTCGCCGGCACCTCTACCTGTCAGGTAGCGAGAGTAATTCTCGATGCCTTTACACATGCCAATGGTTTCGAGCATTTCCAGATCGAAGGTGGTGCGTTGTTCCAGGCGTTGTGCTTCCAAAATCAGGTTTTCGGAGCGCAGCTTTTGCAGTTGAAGTTGTAGTTCGCTCCGAATCAGCTTCATGGCTTTACGTGTGCGAATCTCGGGTGTGGCATAATGGCTGGCTGGCCAGAAGGTGACTTCTTGGACATTCTCCAGGACTTTGCCTCTTAAGGGATCGACCAGCGTAATTGACTCGATTTCGTCCCCGAAGAAAGCGATGCGGTAGGCGTGCTCGTCTTCGGTTGGCGGAAAGACTTCGACTGTATCTCCGCGTACCCGAAATGTACCGCGGGTGAACGCGATGTCGTTACGTTCGTACTGGCTTTCGATGAGCTGTCTTAAGAACGAGTCTCTGGATTGCTTACGGCCAACGGCCGCAAAGACAGTCATTTCTTCGTAGCTTTCTTTGCTTCCGATACCGTAAATGCAGCTGACAGACGCAACGACAATGACGTCATCGCGTTCCAGTAAAGACGTTGTAGCTCTATGGCGCATCTTATCGATAGTTTCGTTGATGGCACTGTCTTTTTCGATGTAAGTATCGGTCGAAGGTACGTAGGCCTCTGGCTGATAGTAGTCATAGTAGCTGACAAAATATTCGACCGCATTGTCTGGAAAAAATTGCTTAAATTCCTGGTAAAGCTGGGCTACCAGAGTTTTATTGTGAGCCAATACCAGAGTAGGTTTTTGCACCTGGGCAATAATATTCGCCATGGTGAAGGTTTTGCCAGAGCCGGTGACGCCTAACAAAGTTTGGTGCTTGTGGTTTTCTTTAATACCACGGCTTAATGCCTGAATCGCTTTGGGCTGATCCCCGGTTGGCTTGAAATCGGCGGCTAATTTAAAGGGCGACCTTAAACGCATAATCCCTCGGACGCTCGCAGGAGGTGTCGGAGCATAGTTGCATTTTAAATATACCATGAACTGGGCCATGGCCGTTTTTAAGTTTGGCTTTCACTTCGAATGAATCGCTGATGAGATGTCTGGCATCCCCCTGCGGGATGCTGGCTGGAGAAGCGAGTTCCCAGTTGTTTGTTTTATCGATTTGCAGCTCTACTGGCCTGCCCACAGGCTCTCCAGGTGCGTAGGCATGCTTACCTGAGGGGAGCTTCACCAAAACGGTCAGCTCACTGGCGGTTGGGTTAAAGCGGTATTCAAGTAAAGAGTCTGACGTTGCTGCCGATTTGCAGCCGGATAAAGCAAGCAGGCTTAATAAAGCGGTGCAGGCGAGGGTTTTCATGAATTTGCCTGAAGCTTAAGCATTTTCTTGCGAACCATGTCTTTTTTGAGCGAGCTTTGATAATCGATCCAGAGTTTGCCATCCAAATGGTCGGCTTCGTGTTGAAAACACCCGGACAGATAATCGAATGCTTCACGCTCTTGCTGCACGCCGTTAATATCTAAATATCGCATAACAACGCGATAAGAACGCTTTACTTTGCCGCGCTCACCTGGAATGGAAAGGCAGCCTTCTTCCCAGGTAAACTCGCCTTCGCGAAAGATGAATTCTGGGTTGATAAAGGCCTCGGCTCCATTCGTGCCATTGCCGTCATTATGCTCGGGCGGAATATCAGCCATAAAAATACGCAGCGGCACCCCGATCTGCGGTGCAGCAAGACCAGCGCTGTTGCCGATCTCTTCCATTGTATCAATCATATCCTGAACCAAGGCCTTGATGGATTCGTCCACCTTCTCCACGGGCTTGGATATCTGAAGCAACTCTGGATCAGGCCAGATACGGATTCTTCGTGCTGTCATATGCCTATTTAATGTATCGGATTTGAGTGCCTTGGGCAAGGGAGGCTGACTATGACCTTTTGCTGAACAAAGCGGAGCCTATCCGCACCCAGGTCGCGCCATGCATAATGGCTTCTTCGTAATCCTCGCTCATTCCCATGGAGAGCTCTGGCCATTGCGAAGTCTGCAGCGCCTGCATTTGCGCAAACCAATAAGCAGGCGGATGGGGCGTTCCCAAAGGTAGGATAGCCATGAAGCCTTTAAGATCGAGCCTGGGTATGGACGCTATCGCATCTGCCATCTGTGCTAATTGCGAAACGGGCACACCACCGCGGTGAGGCTCTCCGCTTAGGTTTACTTGCAGCAAAACAGGCAGTCTAGAATGAGGCGTGTGTTTAGCTAAAAGCTCAGCGTGTTTTAAGTTGGCTAAGCTGTGAACCATGTCCGCTTGAGCGATTAACCTGATCTTGTTACTCTGAATCTGGCCAATAAAATGCCATCTAATATCTTTAAGTCTTTCTTTAAGTATATGTAGCTTAGCATCTAATTCTTCAGCATAATTTTCTCCAAAATCACGCTGACCAAGAGTGTAAAGGGCTTCGATTTTTTGGATTGGCTGGTTTTTAGATACCGCGAGCAATTTTACGCTGGTTAACGATCTTTGTGACTTTTGACAGGCCGCTTTAATTTGCTCGATGATGCGTTCCAAATCGTTTGGCATATCTAATTCTGAATCAATTTGATGGCTTGAGCAATCAAATCGGGCAGGGAGGCTTCTTCTTCTTTGGAGAAGTTTGACAGCACGTAGTCCGCGACCTGGCCTTTGTGCTCGGGCCGGCTAATGCCTATGCGGATTCGGCTAAATTCAGCTCCTAGGACCCTGGTGATGTCTCTCAGGCCGTTATGACCTGCGTGACCGCCGCCTTTTTTTTGGCGGACAGTGCCAAAGGATAGGTCTAGTTCATCATGTATGACTAAAATATCTTCGGGCTTGATTTTATGAAAGCTTGCAGCGGCTAAGACTGAATCGCCGGATTTATTCATAAAAGTTTGAGGCTTAAGATAAATAAACTGGCTGTCTTTGGCGTACAGGCCCGAAAAGCCTTTTTGAAAATTAAGGCCTAGAAAATCCAATACGCGAAAACCGACGTTGTGCCTGTTCTTCGCGTATATGTCGCCCGGGTTGCCGAGCCCCACGATGAGTTTCATGGGTTATGTATTAAGCAGCAGCAGGTGCGCCAGCTGGAGCAGCGCCAGCAGCAGGTGTTGCAGCGGCATCTTTGTCAGCGCGTGGCATTTTGATGGTGACGATTGGTTCAGAACCATCGATCGCCAATTCAACGCCTTGAGGCAGCTTTAAAAAGCTTGCTAAGGTTGAGCCAAAGTCCAGTTCAGTAATGTCCAAATCCAATTTAACTGGGATTTCAGCAGGCAAAACATTCACTGGAATCAAGTGATGTACTTGTTCCAACTGACCACCAGCAACCACGGCTTGGCTTTTACCGAACACGTTCAAAGGAACCATCGCTTTCACTGGAACTTTAGGATCGATTTCAATGAAATCGATGTGCGTCAAGTTACGGCGAACCGGATCAATCTGCAAATCGCGAACCATAACGGTTTTTTGCGATTGGCCTTCAAGGTTCAAGTGGATTAAAATATTGCGTTTCAAAGGGCTCAAAAGCATCTTCGAAGTCACTTTGGGATCAATAGCAACGCCTAAGGTTTGAACACCTTTTCCATAGACCACGCCGGGAATTTGGCCAGCTTGGCGCAAACGGCGGGCAGGGCCTTTGCCATGAGAGTCGCGGATGGATCCGATAAGTTCATTGATGGGATTGGACATAAGGCGGTTCTATAGCAGTTTGGGATTCAATGACAAGAGGGCGTTTTTATTCTAAAATACTTCTTATGAGTAACTCTAAGGCGCCAGTTGTGGGCATTACCACTGTTCAAACTTCGATTAACTCCGGAGATTTTCACAAACCGGTGGTTTTGGTTAATCAAGCTTATGTGAATTTGGTCGCGGATTTTGGTGCCATACCGGTCTTAGTTACTGAAAATGAAGCGATTGTGGAGCGCTTAGACGCCTTGCTGATTATTGGCGGCCAAGACATGGATCCGGCATTTTGGCATGCGAAGCAGGAAGTCGATTATCAAGCGATACCGGGCGTCGGTAAACGATTTTGCAGGCCACTGGATTACGCGCCTAACAGGAAAAGAGACCAGTTCGAGCTGGCTTTATATCAAGCGGCTAAAAGCAAAAAAATCCCGATTTTTGGGATTTGTAGAGGCCTTCAGCTAATTAATATTGCTGAAGGTGGAACGCTACATCAAGAGCTGCCCGAGTCGAATATTCAGCATGAAACCGGACCCGATGGCACGACGCAATGTCACTTTATTAATATTGATCCAAATTCATATGCCCATGAGTTGATGCAGGTCACAAGTTACACGATGTCATCCCGGCATCATCAAGGCATTGATCGGTTGGCTAAGAATCTTAAAGCCACCGCGTGGTCCGAAGACGGCCTTATAGAAATGATTGAACAAGTAGATTCCGAAAACTGGATGATGGCGGTTCAAGGCCATATTGAAACCACCCGGGTCAATTTTCCGCTTTATGACAGATTGATGGAAGCGTTTATTGAGCGCGCTCGCTTAACCCACTAGCAGTGGAGTTTCCTGCCATGGAATGGCTGTGACCCGTTTAGAGATTTGATAGGCTCTTTCAGTTCGGCAAATAATGTAGCCTTTTGAACTGCTGGGATATTCATCCAAGAAGACTTCCAAATGTTTGGCGTCTTTTTCGGTTGGCGCAGATGAATATTTCACCTCAATAGGTGTGTAGCTGTTGTTTTGTGTGATAATCCAGTCGACTTCCGGGCCATCTGGGTCCCGCCAGAACTGAATCTTTGTAGGTGTGTCTGCAAATCTTGCGCAGCGAATTAGCTCGAGGCCTACCCATTGCTCGAACAAATGCCCCAGATGCTTATCCGGCAGGGCGGTGCCCTCTTTGGCTGCTGCTCTGCGCATACCCAGATCGAAGAACAAAAATTTATCAGAACGAGTCAGTTTTTTCCTGGTCTTTGAAACCATTAATGGCTCAATGCGCTCTAAAATTAAGCAGTCTTGCAGAACCTGATAATAAGAGGCGATGGTTGAATTGGCGACGTTGATTTCGGACGATAGCTTGTTGAAGTTTAGAATATGGCCGGATTCGGAAGCGGCAAGTTCTAAAAAGCGTGAAAAGTGGGAAAGGTTTCGAACCACAGCTTCCGAACGGATTTCGTCTTCTAAATAAGTCTCGACATAAGAAGTTAAGTCGAGATTTTGATCGATAAGGTTTGTTTGAAGCACGATGCCTGGCATGCTCCCATAAAGCAGGAGCTGTTCTAGATTTTGCTTGCCCATGGGAGTTTCTTGAAGTGTGAGAGGGTCCAAGTGAAATACCGCGACTCGTCCAGGCAATAAGTTGGCCTTTTGCTTTCTAAGCTTTCTTGCTGAAGAGCCGGTTAATATGAACTGAGCGATGCCAGAATCATGTAAATCCTGCGCGATATCCAATAGCTCGGGAACTTTCTGTACCTCATCGATAAAAACCAGAAGCTTTTTTTGTTCTCTGGCGCGCAGCTCTAGGATTTCTTTCTCTAAAAGGCCGGGATCTTTCTCGTAGCGCTGCCTTAACGCAGGTTTTATGAGTGAAAGCGAAAGATCGGATGGTATGGCCTTAATTAATGTGGTTTTTCCTACCTGGCGGGCGCCAAGCAGCAAGATGCTTTTGCCGCGAGCTAACGCCCTTTCGATTTGCGGATATATTTGTCTCTGTATAAGCATTTATATTGGCATAATTGCCGAAAATTAAGCGCGAGTCAACAATATTCGCCGAAAACGGAGCGTTAATCTTCAATATTCGCCGAAAATTGAGCTTAGGCTAGCTTTTGCCGTAATTTTTTGCGCAATTAGGACACATGGCATGGCTAACTGGCACAGATTTGGACACGTAATCGGCTAATGGAGTCCAGGAACTATCTGGATTTCGAATACTTCTGCACCACGCGCACATGGGAAGTAAGTTTTCGAGAGCATTTAACTCCTTAAGCAACCGGCGATGCTCAAGATGGGTAACCACCGCTTTTTGAAGGACATTGAGCGCGTTCATTTGAAGCGGCGTCAACTTTTTAGGACGTGTATCCACCACGCATAGCGAGCCTAAAGCTGCGCCATTCTCCACGATTAAAGGCGCGCCAGCGTAAAAGCGGATGCCTGGATTGGTTGCGACATAAGGATTGTCTGAGAATCTTGAATCTTTTTGTGCATCTTCAACCAACAAGATATCTTTTTGCAGAATGGTATGCGCGCAAAATGTGACATCCCGATCTGATTCTGTTTGATCTAAGCCTACTTTGGAAACGAGCCAGCCTTTATGCTCACCCAGCAAAGTGATGGTGCTCATGGGCGTATCGCAGATCGCGGCAGCGAGCTGAGTAAAGGCATCCAAAGTTGCATCTGAGTCCAGCCCCAAGATTTGGTATTCTTGGAGCGTTTT
This sequence is a window from Myxococcota bacterium. Protein-coding genes within it:
- a CDS encoding DsbA family protein, giving the protein MKKQLGTLSLAALGLLITAGCANKMTDDRLNALEKRVEELEKKPAMAARPEMPPAQEKAYQLPVGQSPVLGKKDAKVSIVVFSDGQCPFCKGADELLREAVKDPELKEKVNIVFKNYPLSFHQNAKPAAKAALAAKEQGDDKFWAMMEKIFNNQQNLTPENFSKWAKEIGLSMPKYELALKNNDGKYEEQIKADMDLGTNQAQVRGTPSIYVGGWELRERSVQGIKNVLKEKNLI
- a CDS encoding YbjN domain-containing protein codes for the protein MTFNELTEFLDNLGWPHQAMTDSVAKSLYSGSFGPTKVLFHVNPAGLRIAINPVLEKPSETGAWGKSVAQLVKKLNQESANIRIGLDSEGDIYVKLDLPKQQLSFDQFVYVLVNFCQVSDQLTVPVLQAQAYDHQTAVA
- the trxB gene encoding thioredoxin-disulfide reductase, producing the protein MPIQKTVIIGSGPAGWTAALYAARATLAPLVFEGSAPNLPGGQLMITSDVENFPGFPKGIMGPQLMALFKEQAVRFGSETRMENVTELDLSSRPFKVTSENGDVIHAQTVILAMGANAKWIGLPNEKELAAKGAGVSACATCDGAFYKGMDVAVVGGGDTAMEEAQFLTRFAKSVTLIHRRNEFRASKIMIERAEKNPKISFELEEEVQELLTTNNSLSGLRLKNKTISVQGLFVAIGHEPNNSLIKGQLKLDPQGYIQTLAQSAKTEIPGVFACGDLQDSIYRQAITAAGSGCQAAIDCERFLESEGH
- the uvrB gene encoding excinuclease ABC subunit UvrB, with protein sequence MRLRSPFKLAADFKPTGDQPKAIQALSRGIKENHKHQTLLGVTGSGKTFTMANIIAQVQKPTLVLAHNKTLVAQLYQEFKQFFPDNAVEYFVSYYDYYQPEAYVPSTDTYIEKDSAINETIDKMRHRATTSLLERDDVIVVASVSCIYGIGSKESYEEMTVFAAVGRKQSRDSFLRQLIESQYERNDIAFTRGTFRVRGDTVEVFPPTEDEHAYRIAFFGDEIESITLVDPLRGKVLENVQEVTFWPASHYATPEIRTRKAMKLIRSELQLQLQKLRSENLILEAQRLEQRTTFDLEMLETIGMCKGIENYSRYLTGRGAGEPPPTLLDYFQRDFLLFIDESHQTIPQLGAMYEGDRSRKTTLVSHGFRMPSAMDNRPLKFQEFNALTNQVIYVSATPAQYELGLSDPFVAEQLIRPTGLLDPIVEVRPVGNQVDDVIKEVKLRVEAGERVLITTLTKRLSEDLSDYLKDVGIKAKYLHSDIDTLERTEILRQLRAGDYNVLVGINLLREGLDLPEVSLVAILDADKEGFLRSATGLIQTIGRAARHVNGKAILYGDRMTDSMAKAISETKRRREKQEAYNQEHGITPIGIQKAIAQLSEHFMVEEEAKVKPSGLAPDKIEKRIKKAKADMQAAAKQMNFEHAAVLRDEIKALEQELLNGLEKPS
- the def gene encoding peptide deformylase — protein: MTARRIRIWPDPELLQISKPVEKVDESIKALVQDMIDTMEEIGNSAGLAAPQIGVPLRIFMADIPPEHNDGNGTNGAEAFINPEFIFREGEFTWEEGCLSIPGERGKVKRSYRVVMRYLDINGVQQEREAFDYLSGCFQHEADHLDGKLWIDYQSSLKKDMVRKKMLKLQANS
- a CDS encoding YggS family pyridoxal phosphate-dependent enzyme; its protein translation is MPNDLERIIEQIKAACQKSQRSLTSVKLLAVSKNQPIQKIEALYTLGQRDFGENYAEELDAKLHILKERLKDIRWHFIGQIQSNKIRLIAQADMVHSLANLKHAELLAKHTPHSRLPVLLQVNLSGEPHRGGVPVSQLAQMADAIASIPRLDLKGFMAILPLGTPHPPAYWFAQMQALQTSQWPELSMGMSEDYEEAIMHGATWVRIGSALFSKRS
- the pth gene encoding aminoacyl-tRNA hydrolase yields the protein MKLIVGLGNPGDIYAKNRHNVGFRVLDFLGLNFQKGFSGLYAKDSQFIYLKPQTFMNKSGDSVLAAASFHKIKPEDILVIHDELDLSFGTVRQKKGGGHAGHNGLRDITRVLGAEFSRIRIGISRPEHKGQVADYVLSNFSKEEEASLPDLIAQAIKLIQN
- a CDS encoding 50S ribosomal protein L25; its protein translation is MSNPINELIGSIRDSHGKGPARRLRQAGQIPGVVYGKGVQTLGVAIDPKVTSKMLLSPLKRNILIHLNLEGQSQKTVMVRDLQIDPVRRNLTHIDFIEIDPKVPVKAMVPLNVFGKSQAVVAGGQLEQVHHLIPVNVLPAEIPVKLDLDITELDFGSTLASFLKLPQGVELAIDGSEPIVTIKMPRADKDAAATPAAGAAPAGAPAAA
- a CDS encoding gamma-glutamyl-gamma-aminobutyrate hydrolase family protein (Members of this family of hydrolases with an active site Cys residue belong to MEROPS family C26.) is translated as MSNSKAPVVGITTVQTSINSGDFHKPVVLVNQAYVNLVADFGAIPVLVTENEAIVERLDALLIIGGQDMDPAFWHAKQEVDYQAIPGVGKRFCRPLDYAPNRKRDQFELALYQAAKSKKIPIFGICRGLQLINIAEGGTLHQELPESNIQHETGPDGTTQCHFINIDPNSYAHELMQVTSYTMSSRHHQGIDRLAKNLKATAWSEDGLIEMIEQVDSENWMMAVQGHIETTRVNFPLYDRLMEAFIERARLTH
- a CDS encoding ATP-binding protein, whose translation is MLIQRQIYPQIERALARGKSILLLGARQVGKTTLIKAIPSDLSLSLIKPALRQRYEKDPGLLEKEILELRAREQKKLLVFIDEVQKVPELLDIAQDLHDSGIAQFILTGSSARKLRKQKANLLPGRVAVFHLDPLTLQETPMGKQNLEQLLLYGSMPGIVLQTNLIDQNLDLTSYVETYLEDEIRSEAVVRNLSHFSRFLELAASESGHILNFNKLSSEINVANSTIASYYQVLQDCLILERIEPLMVSKTRKKLTRSDKFLFFDLGMRRAAAKEGTALPDKHLGHLFEQWVGLELIRCARFADTPTKIQFWRDPDGPEVDWIITQNNSYTPIEVKYSSAPTEKDAKHLEVFLDEYPSSSKGYIICRTERAYQISKRVTAIPWQETPLLVG
- a CDS encoding GAF domain-containing protein, translating into MKAPLPANEAERLKTLQEYQILGLDSDATLDAFTQLAAAICDTPMSTITLLGEHKGWLVSKVGLDQTESDRDVTFCAHTILQKDILLVEDAQKDSRFSDNPYVATNPGIRFYAGAPLIVENGAALGSLCVVDTRPKKLTPLQMNALNVLQKAVVTHLEHRRLLKELNALENLLPMCAWCRSIRNPDSSWTPLADYVSKSVPVSHAMCPNCAKNYGKS